Below is a genomic region from Funiculus sociatus GB2-C1.
CAAATTGTCTGCCACAATCTCGACATTTAAAATTTTGTTTACCAGTGTGAGTATGACCATTTTTTACAACGTATTGAGAGTCGCACTTGGGGCATTGCATAAGCTAAAAATTAAGGTAGGTTGAATAATTAAAATTATAGTTCATTAGCATTACTATGCAGGACTACCCAACTTTGGATACAAACTACTGGCTGTCGAAATAAACCGTTAAGGTAAAGGCACTTTGACACGCAATTATAAATAGAACAGTTATGGCACAGATTTCTCGTCGCCAGTTCTTCCTATTCGCTGGATCTACTCTAGGAACGTTAGGATTAAGCCAGCTTAATATTCAACGACAGGCGGATTGGTATGGCAAAGTTCTGGCAAAAAGTACCCCTCGCAAACTTGCCTTACTCGTCGGCATCAATAATTATCCCGACAAACCTCCAATTCAACCTTTGCGGGGGTGCGTCAATGATGTAGCGTTG
It encodes:
- a CDS encoding IS1 family transposase, whose amino-acid sequence is MQCPKCDSQYVVKNGHTHTGKQNFKCRDCGRQF